The Metabacillus sediminilitoris genome window below encodes:
- the ssuE gene encoding NADPH-dependent FMN reductase — MAKVAIITGAPNDQSRLNGLVLYAAKIISEENVSYEIIHVHSLPAEDLITAKFDSEEIKQANRIVEKSDGVIVLTPVYKASYSGILKTYLDLLPQKGLEHKVILPLVLGGSFGHLLAIEYALNPVLSALGASHIVNGVYTVDKQIKRIDHNAFSIQEEAQQRLKAALETFTKILKSEKKR; from the coding sequence ATGGCAAAAGTAGCAATTATAACAGGTGCACCAAATGATCAGTCACGACTAAATGGATTAGTACTTTACGCGGCAAAAATTATTAGTGAAGAAAACGTTTCATATGAAATCATTCATGTTCATTCATTACCCGCTGAAGATCTAATCACTGCTAAGTTTGATAGTGAGGAAATCAAACAGGCAAATAGGATTGTAGAAAAATCAGATGGGGTCATCGTTTTAACACCAGTTTACAAAGCATCTTATTCAGGGATATTGAAAACATACCTTGATTTATTACCGCAAAAAGGCTTAGAGCATAAGGTTATCCTGCCACTTGTTTTAGGAGGTTCATTCGGGCATCTTTTAGCAATTGAATATGCATTAAATCCAGTCCTATCTGCATTAGGAGCGAGCCACATTGTAAATGGTGTTTACACAGTTGATAAGCAAATTAAAAGGATCGATCATAACGCTTTTTCCATCCAAGAAGAAGCACAGCAAAGGTTGAAGGCAGCTCTTGAAACATTTACTAAGATACTAAAATCTGAAAAGAAAAGATAA
- a CDS encoding Fur-regulated basic protein FbpA, with the protein MSQLREAVFRRKEKLIKKLLELGVYKKDEHHLYELTLSEIETEYHNEIKRKKSIG; encoded by the coding sequence ATGTCCCAGTTGCGGGAAGCAGTATTTCGTAGAAAAGAAAAACTCATCAAAAAGCTACTCGAATTAGGAGTTTATAAAAAAGATGAACATCATCTATATGAATTAACGTTATCAGAGATTGAAACAGAATATCATAATGAAATCAAGCGAAAAAAGTCGATTGGATAA
- a CDS encoding riboflavin kinase, protein MGNETLSSNLETEPIFVGTVVKGRQLGRKIGFPTANIDVNIKWLNNGVYGVLAKLNNSFHLGVMNIGVKPTVDTNLQKTFEIHLLNFHQDIYGEKLGCNVLFKIRDEKKFDSLELLTKQMKEDISYAKKRFHLIGLTSTIEENDITFKPLFKSS, encoded by the coding sequence TTGGGAAATGAAACCTTATCTTCAAATTTAGAGACTGAACCCATTTTTGTTGGTACTGTAGTCAAGGGCAGGCAACTAGGAAGAAAAATTGGCTTTCCTACTGCAAATATTGATGTAAATATAAAATGGTTGAATAATGGAGTTTATGGCGTTTTAGCCAAGTTAAATAATTCATTTCATTTAGGTGTAATGAATATCGGTGTGAAGCCAACTGTGGATACAAATCTACAGAAGACGTTCGAAATACACTTATTGAATTTCCATCAGGATATCTATGGGGAAAAACTGGGATGTAACGTTCTCTTTAAAATAAGAGATGAAAAAAAGTTCGATTCTTTGGAGTTATTAACAAAGCAAATGAAGGAGGATATTTCATATGCAAAGAAACGTTTTCATCTCATTGGACTTACTTCAACAATCGAAGAAAACGACATTACTTTCAAACCATTATTTAAATCTTCCTGA
- a CDS encoding LysR family transcriptional regulator, whose protein sequence is MNIEYIEAFMYVVHFKSIHQAADALFLSQPTVTARIKTLERELETELFERRGRGIVLTDKGRDFIPFAEQIIRTFQQGKKQLKKGNDREEIVIGANLITSQYFIPFALPLWKKDHLELRFKFISAPNDVLVNKLLRKEIDVAFMKEESHHALEQKALLDNSVRLVVKPGHPLENQSQVTAHKLAQEPLVFFECEAFDWNRVHKIFEVAKIEPRIEFQVGHLEVAKSLVQTGCGMGFLPYLCIKDELKTGELVEVDVSHLLQLTQHIYGTYYRPDVPFLWNDILSSVEKFNENGSLSRL, encoded by the coding sequence ATGAACATTGAATACATTGAAGCATTTATGTATGTTGTTCATTTTAAGAGCATTCATCAAGCTGCAGACGCACTGTTTCTATCTCAGCCGACTGTAACTGCGAGGATTAAAACGTTGGAACGTGAGCTGGAGACGGAACTCTTTGAACGAAGGGGAAGAGGTATTGTTCTTACTGATAAAGGAAGAGATTTTATCCCTTTTGCCGAGCAGATTATTCGAACATTTCAGCAGGGGAAAAAACAATTAAAAAAAGGAAATGATCGTGAAGAAATTGTGATTGGTGCCAACCTGATAACATCACAATACTTTATCCCGTTTGCATTGCCACTTTGGAAAAAAGATCATCTAGAACTACGGTTTAAATTTATTTCTGCACCAAATGATGTTCTAGTGAACAAATTGCTGCGGAAAGAGATAGACGTAGCATTTATGAAAGAAGAATCACACCATGCTTTGGAGCAAAAAGCTCTCCTTGATAATTCAGTTCGTCTTGTTGTAAAACCAGGTCATCCTCTCGAGAATCAGTCGCAGGTTACTGCTCATAAGTTAGCACAAGAGCCACTTGTATTTTTTGAATGCGAGGCCTTCGATTGGAACAGAGTACATAAAATCTTCGAGGTGGCAAAGATAGAACCGAGAATAGAGTTTCAGGTTGGTCATCTCGAAGTAGCAAAATCACTCGTTCAAACAGGCTGTGGGATGGGATTTTTGCCTTATTTATGTATTAAGGATGAACTGAAAACAGGGGAACTTGTTGAAGTAGATGTATCTCATTTACTCCAATTAACACAGCATATTTATGGGACATATTACAGGCCAGATGTACCTTTTTTGTGGAATGATATCCTTTCTTCAGTTGAAAAGTTTAATGAGAATGGATCTCTATCTAGACTTTGA
- a CDS encoding MsnO8 family LLM class oxidoreductase, producing MEYKVGLLDQSPIYEGDSAFDALQQTIFLAQQAEEWGYSRFWVSEHHHSEQLAGSSPEVLISYLLARTKSIRIGSGGVMLQHYSPYKVAENFHVLSSLAPGRVDLGIGKAPGGLPLSTKALQYGTINNGEDFEERLSFLHHLLEKSVNESHVLAGVQATPEPPEKTENYLLGASAKSAKLAASFGWNFVFARFINSDETELAQASRVYRSECSSGRFIVSAAVVAAPTQDEAEELAGDQKIFKVHLSSGRSVTVQSAEQAEVFGKQSGESYEVTEHTSNIIAGTSSFVHDELTLLHKKYIVNEFILHIPIKEKAARMNSIYLMSPANTKAERDEEFVS from the coding sequence ATGGAGTATAAGGTTGGCTTGTTGGATCAAAGTCCAATTTATGAAGGTGATTCTGCTTTCGATGCTCTGCAGCAAACGATCTTTTTAGCACAACAGGCTGAAGAATGGGGATATTCAAGATTTTGGGTATCAGAGCACCATCATTCAGAACAGCTTGCTGGCTCATCACCTGAGGTGTTGATCTCGTATCTCTTGGCTCGAACAAAGTCAATCAGAATCGGATCAGGTGGTGTTATGCTCCAGCATTATAGTCCGTATAAAGTGGCAGAAAACTTTCATGTTCTTTCTTCATTGGCTCCAGGAAGAGTAGATCTTGGTATTGGTAAGGCTCCAGGCGGACTGCCATTATCTACAAAAGCGCTACAATATGGAACTATAAATAATGGAGAAGATTTTGAAGAAAGACTTTCATTTCTTCATCACCTCCTTGAAAAATCAGTTAATGAATCACATGTACTTGCCGGTGTTCAAGCAACACCTGAACCTCCTGAGAAAACGGAAAACTATTTACTTGGAGCTAGTGCTAAAAGTGCAAAACTTGCTGCTAGTTTTGGTTGGAATTTCGTTTTTGCAAGATTTATTAACAGTGATGAAACTGAACTGGCACAAGCATCTAGAGTCTATCGAAGCGAATGTTCAAGCGGTAGATTTATTGTATCTGCTGCGGTTGTAGCTGCACCTACTCAGGATGAAGCGGAGGAGTTGGCAGGGGACCAAAAAATATTTAAAGTACATTTGTCAAGTGGTCGCAGCGTAACGGTACAATCTGCCGAACAGGCAGAAGTGTTTGGAAAACAATCAGGAGAATCATATGAAGTAACAGAACATACGTCAAATATTATCGCTGGAACATCTTCTTTTGTTCATGATGAATTAACACTTCTTCATAAAAAATACATTGTTAATGAGTTTATTTTGCACATACCTATCAAGGAAAAGGCAGCTAGAATGAACTCCATTTATTTAATGAGCCCAGCTAACACGAAAGCAGAAAGGGATGAGGAGTTTGTCTCATAA
- a CDS encoding LLM class flavin-dependent oxidoreductase: MSHKKQIQFGIMLHGPGGHMNAWKDPAVPLDASVNLHHYQMIAKQAESAGFAFAFVADGLYINEKSIPHFLNRFEPITILSALASVTKNIGLVGTVSTTYSEPFTIARQFASLDKISGGRAGWNVVTSPLEGSAKNYNKGEHPAHALRYEIANEYLQVVKGLWDSWEDDAFIRDRKKGQFFDKNKMHPLNHIGQFFSVQGPLNIERSKQGQPVIFQAGSSEAGKDFAAKEADAVFTNAATLEQAKGFYQDIKNRTEANGRDREELRIFPGIHPIAAATIEEVEEKYRAIQNLVSIEEALHYLGRFFDHFDFSEFPLDEPFPDLGDIGKNSFQSTTDHIKQQAREQNLTLREVALQVTTPKGSFFGTYEQVADQLISWIEGKGADGFIIGAPVISSGLTDITRHIIPILEEKGYYNREYKSDTLRGNLGLSYKENRYTNQTVI; this comes from the coding sequence TTGTCTCATAAAAAACAAATTCAGTTTGGCATTATGCTTCATGGACCAGGCGGACATATGAATGCGTGGAAAGATCCTGCTGTTCCACTTGATGCAAGTGTAAACCTCCACCATTATCAAATGATTGCAAAACAGGCAGAATCAGCAGGTTTCGCATTCGCGTTTGTCGCAGACGGTCTATATATCAACGAAAAATCAATTCCGCATTTCTTAAACCGTTTTGAACCGATAACGATATTATCTGCATTAGCATCGGTTACTAAAAATATTGGTCTGGTTGGAACCGTGTCTACAACCTATAGTGAACCTTTTACAATTGCACGGCAGTTTGCATCGCTGGACAAAATCAGTGGAGGGCGTGCTGGGTGGAACGTTGTTACGTCACCACTAGAAGGTTCAGCTAAAAACTACAACAAGGGGGAGCATCCTGCTCATGCCCTTCGCTATGAAATTGCAAATGAATACTTGCAGGTCGTCAAAGGTCTTTGGGATTCATGGGAAGATGATGCATTTATTCGCGATCGAAAAAAAGGTCAATTTTTCGACAAGAACAAGATGCATCCTTTGAACCATATCGGCCAATTTTTTTCCGTTCAAGGACCGTTAAACATTGAGCGATCTAAGCAAGGGCAGCCTGTCATTTTTCAGGCAGGTTCCTCTGAAGCTGGGAAGGACTTTGCTGCAAAAGAAGCAGATGCAGTATTCACGAATGCTGCAACACTTGAACAAGCAAAGGGATTTTATCAGGACATAAAAAATAGGACTGAAGCTAACGGAAGAGATCGTGAAGAATTACGAATATTTCCTGGAATTCATCCAATTGCAGCTGCCACAATAGAAGAGGTTGAAGAAAAATATAGAGCCATTCAAAACCTCGTATCTATTGAAGAAGCACTTCATTACTTAGGTCGATTCTTTGATCATTTTGATTTTAGTGAATTTCCATTAGATGAACCATTTCCTGACCTAGGGGATATAGGGAAGAATAGCTTTCAATCGACAACAGATCACATTAAACAGCAGGCTCGTGAGCAAAATTTAACACTCCGTGAAGTTGCCTTACAGGTAACTACTCCAAAAGGCTCGTTTTTTGGAACATACGAACAGGTTGCAGATCAACTTATTTCTTGGATTGAAGGAAAAGGCGCAGATGGGTTTATTATTGGTGCACCAGTAATTAGTAGTGGATTGACTGATATAACCAGGCATATCATTCCAATTTTAGAAGAGAAGGGATATTACAACCGTGAATATAAAAGCGATACATTACGTGGGAATTTAGGTCTTTCATATAAAGAAAATCGATATACAAATCAAACGGTTATTTAA
- a CDS encoding glutaredoxin family protein, producing the protein MANPFSVIVWSKQGCHYCEEVKQFLKEKQVDYQTIDVTNHDDRRDILEAKYGIRHVPVVEIGQDGIYKSVIDFGIQHVEKALVPFLSTKTN; encoded by the coding sequence ATGGCAAATCCATTTTCAGTCATAGTCTGGTCAAAACAAGGTTGTCACTATTGTGAGGAAGTTAAACAATTTCTTAAAGAAAAGCAAGTGGACTACCAAACGATTGATGTCACGAATCACGATGATCGACGAGATATTTTAGAAGCAAAATACGGAATCCGTCATGTTCCAGTTGTAGAAATTGGTCAGGATGGAATCTACAAAAGCGTGATAGACTTTGGTATACAGCATGTGGAAAAAGCATTAGTCCCTTTCTTATCAACTAAAACCAACTAA
- a CDS encoding GNAT family N-acetyltransferase, protein MTENIRLALPVDAPAVLDVSLRAYEPIRELNIHFSAAAADLQLVLNNITRNATYVLEENGRIIATVTIRYPWSDPDQSNPYPFIWWFAVDPEYKRKGIGSKLLKYVEEHVLRDQVKAPAVYLATAERHPWLVSIYKRRGYRVFDEKIHQGDKIVFLRKILNESLYQITENKVPINNQ, encoded by the coding sequence ATGACGGAAAATATACGCTTGGCTTTACCGGTTGATGCTCCTGCGGTTCTTGATGTTTCACTCCGTGCTTACGAACCAATTCGAGAGTTAAATATTCATTTTTCAGCTGCTGCAGCTGACTTACAACTTGTCTTAAACAACATTACCCGTAATGCGACATATGTGCTTGAAGAAAATGGCAGGATAATTGCTACTGTAACGATTCGTTATCCATGGTCAGATCCCGATCAAAGCAATCCTTATCCATTCATCTGGTGGTTTGCTGTTGATCCAGAGTACAAGCGGAAAGGCATTGGTTCGAAGTTGCTCAAATATGTCGAGGAACATGTTCTCCGTGATCAAGTGAAAGCTCCTGCCGTTTACTTAGCAACAGCTGAGCGCCATCCTTGGCTTGTTTCGATCTATAAAAGAAGAGGTTATCGGGTATTTGACGAAAAGATCCACCAAGGAGATAAAATTGTCTTTCTTCGGAAAATTTTAAATGAAAGTCTCTATCAAATCACCGAAAATAAAGTACCAATAAATAATCAATAG
- a CDS encoding transporter substrate-binding domain-containing protein: MKKKIWVVFTLLLTLLVTACSSKVETATEAEGKSTETKSEEVQKIIVGTGTQFPNICFLDENGKLTGYDVELVREIDKKLSEYEFEFKTMDFSNLLLSLETNKIDFIAHQMEVNEEREEKFLFNKEPYNIFPLHVSVHKDNNEIKSIEDLKGNKAVVSATSNSAVFLEKYNKENDAGINIVYSGQGSDDTNNQIKTGRADATITTPFAVNFYNELADARQKVVGEPLLNSKVYFLLRKDETTLQSRIDEALIELKEDGVVSELSKKWLGADYTVEF, encoded by the coding sequence ATGAAGAAGAAAATTTGGGTAGTTTTTACTTTGCTGTTAACGTTACTCGTTACAGCATGCTCATCAAAAGTTGAAACGGCAACAGAGGCAGAAGGTAAAAGTACTGAAACAAAATCAGAAGAGGTTCAAAAAATTATTGTTGGAACAGGTACACAATTTCCCAATATTTGCTTTCTAGATGAAAACGGAAAGTTAACAGGTTATGATGTTGAGCTTGTTCGTGAAATTGATAAAAAGTTGTCAGAATACGAATTTGAATTTAAAACAATGGACTTTTCGAATCTATTACTAAGTCTTGAAACAAATAAGATTGATTTTATTGCTCATCAGATGGAAGTAAATGAAGAACGGGAGGAAAAATTCTTATTCAATAAAGAACCATATAATATTTTTCCGCTCCATGTTTCTGTTCATAAAGACAATAACGAGATTAAATCAATTGAAGATTTAAAAGGGAATAAGGCAGTTGTTAGTGCAACAAGTAATTCAGCTGTGTTCTTAGAAAAATACAATAAAGAAAATGATGCTGGTATTAACATTGTGTACTCAGGTCAGGGTTCTGATGACACAAACAATCAAATTAAAACAGGGCGAGCGGATGCTACGATTACAACACCTTTTGCAGTGAATTTTTATAATGAACTAGCAGATGCTAGGCAAAAAGTAGTGGGTGAGCCGCTTTTAAATTCAAAAGTATATTTCTTGCTTAGAAAGGATGAAACAACTTTGCAAAGCCGTATTGATGAAGCACTTATTGAATTAAAAGAAGATGGTGTTGTAAGCGAGTTAAGTAAAAAATGGCTTGGTGCAGACTATACTGTTGAATTTTAA
- a CDS encoding amino acid ABC transporter permease, with product MGKPFDSALIWGFLPTLVPYLVVTLQILAVSIVLGIIIGVVAAIPRLFRIPILSQVVIIYVSFIRGTPILIQMFLVFYGVPALLLLFNIDVSKVDPIYFVMITYALSNGAVFSEIFRGAVQSIDYGQSEAAYSVGMSDSQNFFRIVLPQAIGVAFPNIANSVIGALKDTSLAFTIGVMDLVGRGETLIASTAHALEVYISLSIIYYIVVLIFEKAFHVFEKRFNRHKPSTVSAV from the coding sequence TTGGGCAAACCATTTGATTCTGCATTAATTTGGGGATTTCTCCCAACGCTTGTTCCATATCTTGTTGTGACACTGCAAATCCTTGCCGTCTCAATCGTGCTGGGAATTATTATAGGGGTAGTTGCTGCTATCCCTAGGCTTTTTCGAATCCCGATTTTATCACAAGTTGTCATTATATATGTATCTTTTATCCGCGGAACCCCAATCTTAATCCAAATGTTTCTTGTTTTTTACGGTGTACCTGCATTGCTATTGTTATTCAATATTGATGTTTCAAAAGTCGATCCGATCTATTTTGTCATGATCACCTATGCACTTAGTAACGGAGCGGTGTTTTCGGAAATTTTCAGAGGTGCTGTTCAATCGATCGATTACGGCCAATCAGAAGCAGCGTATTCAGTTGGAATGAGTGATTCACAAAACTTTTTTCGTATTGTTCTTCCACAGGCGATTGGTGTTGCGTTTCCGAACATTGCTAATTCTGTGATTGGAGCACTTAAGGACACGTCCCTTGCATTTACGATTGGTGTAATGGATCTGGTAGGGCGTGGTGAAACATTAATTGCTTCAACCGCACATGCTTTAGAAGTCTATATCTCTCTTTCAATTATTTACTACATCGTTGTTCTCATCTTTGAAAAGGCATTTCATGTATTTGAAAAGCGTTTCAACCGCCATAAACCATCAACTGTTTCTGCAGTCTAA
- a CDS encoding amino acid ABC transporter permease encodes MTIDIPFIWTALNEIVKALPVTMMLTLIPLLAGFFIGLIVALIRVYEVKGLTALANGYVSFLRGTPIIMHIMLIYFGLPLLIDTFVQNVGLESRSQLIPISVFVLIALSLSAGAYLSEVIRSGITSVSKGQVEAAYSVGMNTYQVMTRIVLPQALAQSIPNFTNIFIGFLHTSSIAFIVSQKELTGAANIVASTNLKFLEAFIAAGIIYWILTILIEGLSFLTEKKVTAYTRGGVR; translated from the coding sequence TTGACAATCGATATTCCTTTTATATGGACGGCATTAAATGAAATTGTAAAGGCATTGCCTGTAACGATGATGCTCACACTTATTCCATTGCTAGCTGGTTTTTTCATAGGACTTATTGTCGCACTCATTCGTGTGTATGAAGTAAAAGGATTGACAGCACTTGCAAATGGATATGTCTCCTTTTTACGGGGGACGCCAATCATCATGCATATCATGCTTATTTACTTTGGATTACCGCTTTTAATTGATACTTTTGTACAAAATGTTGGACTTGAAAGTAGATCTCAGTTAATCCCGATCAGTGTTTTCGTCCTCATTGCCCTGTCTTTAAGTGCTGGTGCCTATTTATCAGAAGTCATTCGTTCTGGAATTACCAGCGTCTCAAAGGGTCAGGTGGAGGCAGCATACTCGGTTGGTATGAATACTTACCAAGTGATGACTCGGATTGTTTTGCCGCAGGCGCTAGCACAATCGATTCCAAACTTTACGAACATTTTTATCGGATTTTTGCATACTTCCTCGATTGCATTTATTGTTTCGCAAAAAGAGCTAACTGGTGCAGCAAATATTGTGGCTTCTACAAACTTAAAATTTCTAGAAGCGTTTATTGCAGCGGGGATTATTTATTGGATATTGACGATTCTAATTGAAGGCTTGTCATTTCTAACGGAAAAAAAAGTGACAGCTTACACGAGAGGAGGAGTTCGATGA
- a CDS encoding amino acid ABC transporter ATP-binding protein, with the protein MIYLQGIKKSFNQQQVLKGIDLTIKKGEVVSILGPSGSGKTTLLRCVNYLERPDVGTVQVGEVQVAANTAKKKEIISLRKQSAMVFQNYNLFAHKTALENVMEGLIVAKKRKKGEAQKHSEKVLERVGLLDKIHYFPSQLSGGQQQRVGIARALALNPEVILFDEPTSALDPELVGEVLSVIKDIAQEGITMVIVTHEMNFAREVSDHVIFMDNGVIVEEGTPFEFFTNPKEERTRKFLKRISRETEVNWLREKAN; encoded by the coding sequence ATGATTTATTTACAAGGTATAAAAAAGTCATTCAACCAACAGCAAGTATTAAAAGGGATTGACTTAACGATTAAAAAAGGAGAAGTTGTCTCAATTCTCGGTCCAAGTGGTTCAGGAAAAACAACACTCCTCAGATGCGTAAACTATTTGGAAAGACCTGATGTAGGTACTGTCCAGGTAGGTGAAGTTCAGGTTGCAGCAAATACGGCAAAGAAAAAGGAGATTATTTCTCTTCGAAAACAGTCGGCGATGGTGTTTCAGAACTATAACCTATTTGCTCATAAAACAGCTCTTGAAAATGTCATGGAAGGATTAATTGTCGCAAAAAAAAGAAAGAAAGGAGAAGCACAAAAGCATAGTGAGAAAGTGCTTGAAAGAGTTGGGTTATTAGATAAGATTCATTACTTCCCAAGTCAATTATCTGGTGGACAACAGCAGCGTGTCGGTATTGCACGGGCATTAGCACTTAACCCAGAAGTGATTCTTTTTGACGAGCCGACCTCCGCACTTGACCCTGAATTAGTCGGTGAAGTACTCTCCGTTATTAAAGATATTGCCCAAGAAGGAATTACAATGGTGATTGTTACTCATGAAATGAACTTTGCCCGTGAAGTATCTGACCACGTTATTTTTATGGATAACGGCGTCATTGTTGAAGAAGGCACACCATTTGAATTTTTCACTAATCCAAAAGAAGAACGGACACGGAAGTTTTTAAAGCGGATTTCAAGAGAGACAGAGGTCAACTGGTTACGGGAAAAGGCGAATTAA
- a CDS encoding GNAT family N-acetyltransferase codes for MSSILLIDELQEQDKETVRQLLIDSYNQYGEHYPNPESWLEYLENIRSSVDNPEIDRILVAKSGPFVLGTLQLFETSEKAYGKPELEIFSPIVRLLAVHPAARGHGVARALLKESLQYAKAKGADYLYLHSGEIMHKAIRLYEWLGFKRDTSKEFFNKDVLVKCYRFDLYEEGGFHESN; via the coding sequence ATGTCATCTATCCTATTAATCGATGAACTTCAGGAACAAGATAAAGAAACGGTACGTCAGTTATTAATAGATAGCTATAACCAGTATGGGGAACATTATCCAAATCCAGAAAGTTGGTTAGAGTATTTGGAAAATATTCGATCATCCGTTGATAATCCGGAAATTGATCGCATTCTGGTCGCGAAAAGCGGACCATTTGTGCTTGGAACCCTTCAGTTATTTGAAACATCTGAAAAAGCATATGGAAAACCAGAACTTGAGATCTTTTCTCCGATTGTTAGATTGCTAGCTGTACATCCCGCTGCAAGGGGACATGGAGTAGCACGAGCATTATTGAAAGAAAGTCTTCAATATGCAAAAGCAAAGGGAGCCGATTACTTGTACTTGCATTCAGGTGAAATCATGCATAAGGCAATACGATTGTATGAATGGTTAGGTTTTAAGCGTGATACTTCGAAAGAATTCTTCAATAAAGATGTACTTGTAAAATGCTATCGTTTTGATTTATATGAGGAAGGTGGATTTCATGAATCTAACTGA
- a CDS encoding amidohydrolase: MNLTDLESRLLFIRRHLHQYPELSNEEFETTKSIATWLREEEIDIRPTSLETGVFAEIKGGKPGSTIALRADIDALPIEEQTCLPFSSKIKGKMHACGHDFHTAAVIGAAYLLKEEQENLQGNIRILFQPAEEFGAGAKKVMDDGQLEDVDAIIGLHNKPDLPVGTIGLKNGPLMAAVDRFKVVIRGKGAHAALPHNGHDPIVTAAQLITGLQTIVSRNVSPLKSAIVSVTKIEGGNTWNVIPGSVTIEGTVRSFNPEIRELIKERFYAVTKHVTAAFAQKEDIYWYPGPPQLSNHSVITEITRNAAKKLSLRVIDPEPSPAGEDFAYYLKKVPGTFVFFGTNGKEDWHHPSFTLDETAIINAAYFLYESAKELLEQQKLINLVKTEY; encoded by the coding sequence ATGAATCTAACTGACCTAGAATCACGTTTACTATTCATTCGGCGTCATCTGCACCAATATCCAGAGCTTTCAAATGAAGAGTTTGAAACAACCAAATCGATTGCAACATGGCTTCGTGAGGAAGAGATTGATATCCGGCCGACTTCACTTGAAACGGGCGTGTTTGCTGAAATTAAGGGAGGAAAACCAGGTTCGACAATAGCACTCAGAGCAGATATTGATGCATTGCCAATTGAGGAACAAACATGCTTGCCATTTTCTTCAAAAATAAAGGGGAAAATGCATGCATGCGGCCATGATTTTCATACTGCTGCGGTAATTGGTGCAGCTTATTTACTGAAGGAAGAACAAGAAAATTTACAGGGAAATATACGTATATTATTTCAGCCGGCAGAAGAATTTGGAGCAGGGGCAAAAAAAGTAATGGATGATGGTCAATTGGAGGATGTCGATGCAATAATTGGTTTGCATAATAAACCAGATTTACCAGTTGGGACGATTGGGTTAAAAAATGGTCCCTTAATGGCAGCTGTAGACAGATTTAAAGTGGTTATACGAGGAAAAGGTGCTCATGCCGCTTTGCCGCATAATGGTCATGACCCAATTGTTACTGCAGCCCAGCTTATCACAGGACTACAAACAATTGTCAGTAGAAATGTAAGCCCGTTAAAAAGCGCGATTGTTAGTGTGACGAAAATCGAGGGTGGTAATACATGGAATGTTATCCCCGGCAGCGTAACAATTGAAGGTACAGTCCGTTCATTTAACCCTGAGATTAGGGAATTAATTAAAGAACGATTTTATGCTGTTACAAAGCATGTTACTGCAGCATTCGCACAGAAAGAGGATATTTACTGGTATCCAGGACCACCACAGCTTTCTAATCATTCTGTCATAACCGAAATAACTCGAAACGCTGCTAAGAAACTGTCACTACGTGTCATTGATCCAGAACCTTCACCAGCAGGAGAAGATTTTGCGTATTATCTGAAAAAAGTTCCTGGTACTTTTGTTTTCTTTGGTACAAATGGAAAAGAAGACTGGCATCATCCATCTTTTACATTAGATGAAACAGCCATAATAAATGCTGCTTATTTTTTATATGAAAGTGCAAAGGAACTGCTTGAGCAGCAAAAGTTAATCAATTTAGTAAAAACGGAGTATTAA